One genomic window of Thalassolituus hydrocarboniclasticus includes the following:
- the guaD gene encoding guanine deaminase: MRKNMNYQGYRGRVLHFLDEQTPQYFADGLLITDTDAGTVVGCGDAATMLAQYPGLSVTQYDNALIMPGFIDTHIHYPQVDVIASYGEQLLDWLNNYTFPTEVNFANADVANNAAEFFLQELLKNGTTTALVFGTVHKSAVDAFFEISQRLNTRMICGKVMMNRHAPEALCDTVESSVADTQELIDRWHNNGRQLYAITPRFAITSTPEQLAAAGQLLADNPGVYMQTHLAENLDEIAFVKELFPERKSYLDVYDHYGLLGERSVFAHCVHLDAEDYQRMSETGSKISFCPTSNLFLGSGLFQLDDQPFPVDVSVATDVGGGTSFSMLQTMNEAYKICQLKGSKLAPQRAFYMMTLGNAKALSVDDKIGNFESGKEADFVVLDLAGTDLMKRRQSICKTLDETLFSLMILGDDRAVRETFVAGRSVWTKPEAC, translated from the coding sequence GTGAGAAAGAACATGAATTATCAGGGCTACCGGGGACGCGTTCTGCACTTCCTCGACGAACAGACTCCCCAGTATTTTGCCGATGGTCTGCTGATCACCGACACCGATGCCGGCACAGTGGTTGGTTGTGGCGATGCAGCCACCATGCTGGCTCAGTATCCGGGCCTCAGCGTGACTCAGTACGATAATGCCCTGATTATGCCGGGCTTTATCGACACCCACATTCATTATCCGCAAGTGGACGTGATTGCTTCCTACGGCGAGCAACTGCTCGACTGGCTGAATAATTATACCTTCCCGACGGAAGTGAATTTTGCCAACGCCGACGTCGCCAATAATGCAGCGGAGTTTTTCCTGCAGGAATTACTGAAAAACGGTACGACCACAGCTCTGGTATTCGGTACTGTGCATAAAAGTGCGGTGGATGCCTTTTTCGAAATCAGTCAGCGTCTGAATACGCGCATGATCTGTGGCAAAGTGATGATGAATCGCCATGCACCGGAAGCGTTGTGCGATACGGTGGAAAGTTCGGTCGCTGATACTCAGGAGCTGATTGACCGCTGGCACAATAATGGTCGTCAGCTGTACGCCATTACCCCGCGTTTTGCTATTACCTCGACCCCGGAACAACTGGCGGCGGCGGGACAGCTGCTGGCCGATAATCCGGGCGTTTATATGCAGACCCACCTGGCGGAAAATCTGGATGAAATTGCCTTTGTAAAAGAGCTGTTCCCGGAGCGTAAGAGTTATCTGGATGTGTACGATCATTACGGCCTGCTCGGCGAGCGCAGCGTATTTGCCCACTGTGTTCATCTCGACGCAGAAGATTATCAGCGCATGAGCGAAACCGGCAGCAAAATTTCGTTCTGCCCGACGTCGAACCTGTTTCTTGGCAGTGGTTTATTCCAGTTGGATGATCAGCCATTTCCGGTGGATGTCAGCGTAGCGACTGATGTTGGTGGCGGTACTAGCTTCTCTATGCTGCAGACCATGAATGAAGCCTACAAAATCTGCCAGTTAAAAGGCAGTAAACTGGCGCCGCAACGCGCCTTTTATATGATGACACTGGGTAACGCTAAAGCGCTGTCGGTGGACGATAAAATCGGTAACTTCGAAAGCGGTAAAGAAGCCGATTTTGTTGTGCTGGATCTGGCCGGCACCGATCTGATGAAGCGTCGCCAGTCAATCTGTAAAACCCTGGACGAAACCCTGTTCAGCCTGATGATTCTCGGTGATGACCGTGCCGTACGCGAAACTTTCGTCGCCGGTCGTTCCGTCTGGACCAAGCCGGAGGCCTGTTAA
- a CDS encoding ureidoglycolate lyase, giving the protein MELILQPEPLTAESFAPFGELVSVRGKPIMINNGTTERYHNLAQVTVGAEPQSGQGIISIFRAQPRTLPMSIGMMERHPLGSQAFLPSSDEPYLVLVCLSHIVNGDEVPDPSSFKLFLASGEEGVNYKANCWHHPLLALNRVCDFWIVDRVGPGNNLEEFFFPDDWNIRINL; this is encoded by the coding sequence ATGGAATTAATTCTGCAACCTGAGCCTTTAACCGCCGAAAGTTTTGCACCCTTCGGTGAGCTGGTCAGCGTGCGCGGTAAACCGATTATGATTAATAACGGCACCACCGAGCGTTACCATAATCTGGCGCAGGTTACGGTTGGGGCGGAGCCACAAAGCGGGCAGGGTATTATCAGTATTTTCCGTGCCCAGCCGCGAACCCTGCCGATGAGTATCGGCATGATGGAGCGCCATCCACTGGGCAGTCAGGCATTTCTGCCGTCGTCGGATGAACCCTATCTGGTGCTGGTATGCCTCAGTCATATTGTTAATGGCGATGAGGTGCCGGACCCGTCCAGCTTTAAGCTGTTCCTCGCCAGTGGCGAGGAAGGCGTGAATTACAAAGCCAATTGCTGGCATCATCCGTTGCTGGCATTAAACCGTGTGTGTGATTTCTGGATCGTCGACCGCGTTGGTCCGGGCAATAATCTGGAAGAGTTTTTCTTTCCGGATGATTGGAATATCCGAATAAACTTGTGA
- the uraH gene encoding hydroxyisourate hydrolase, with translation MQKSVITTHILDTQRGRPAVGVGVRLFKSATGSVADPQWQSMASAATNDDGRIIDWLGTRERESGLYKLEFATGAYYAAQGLSTLYPQVDILFEIDTPTEHYHVPLLLSANGFSTYRGS, from the coding sequence ATGCAGAAAAGTGTAATTACCACGCATATCTTAGATACTCAGCGTGGCCGTCCGGCGGTTGGAGTCGGGGTGCGTTTATTTAAATCGGCAACCGGCTCTGTCGCCGACCCGCAATGGCAAAGCATGGCCAGTGCCGCGACCAACGATGACGGCCGCATTATTGACTGGCTGGGCACCCGTGAGCGTGAGTCCGGACTGTACAAACTGGAATTCGCGACCGGGGCATATTACGCCGCGCAGGGGTTGAGCACTTTGTATCCGCAGGTCGATATCCTGTTTGAAATTGATACGCCGACTGAGCACTACCACGTGCCACTGTTGCTGTCGGCCAATGGTTTCTCGACTTACCGTGGCTCCTGA
- the uraD gene encoding 2-oxo-4-hydroxy-4-carboxy-5-ureidoimidazoline decarboxylase: MTLDELNNLTVAEATAAFTSCCAAERWVAKVVAARPYASVDELLQKADEFWWTMEEPDFLQAFTAHPKIGDVNSLRAKYANTKAIASHEQSGATGAAEDVLQALAAGNSAYEEKFGFIFIVFATGKSAEQMLALLEQRLPNSREQEIHNAAENQMMITDLRIKKILGLVQ; encoded by the coding sequence ATGACACTCGATGAACTGAATAACCTGACGGTGGCGGAGGCCACCGCCGCCTTCACCAGCTGCTGTGCGGCGGAACGCTGGGTGGCAAAAGTGGTGGCCGCGCGCCCCTATGCGTCGGTGGATGAGTTGCTGCAGAAGGCGGATGAATTCTGGTGGACGATGGAAGAACCGGATTTTCTTCAGGCCTTTACCGCTCACCCGAAAATCGGTGATGTAAACTCATTGCGCGCCAAATATGCCAACACTAAAGCCATTGCTTCACACGAACAAAGTGGTGCGACAGGTGCTGCGGAAGATGTACTGCAGGCACTGGCGGCTGGTAACAGTGCCTATGAAGAAAAGTTTGGTTTTATTTTTATCGTATTTGCTACCGGAAAAAGTGCGGAGCAGATGCTGGCACTGCTGGAGCAGCGATTGCCGAACAGCCGTGAGCAGGAAATCCATAATGCCGCCGAGAATCAGATGATGATTACCGATCTGCGCATTAAAAAAATTCTTGGTCTGGTACAGTGA
- the alc gene encoding allantoicase, producing the protein MKNEVHPYSEWIDLANRRLGGQVLSCSDDFFAEMENLIKPEAPVFIEGKFTDRGKWMDGWETRRKRVAGYDWAILKLGTQGRIKGFNVCTTHFAGNAPKQVSIEACNSKAEPDNSTEWTMIVPQQDVNPDSNNFIDCDSTGVWTHLRINSFPDGGIARLRVYGEAVMDTDWFLPGEPVDLAFVKNGARPVECSDMFFSSMSNLIMPDRGVNMGDGWETKRRRGGRECDWIIIKLAGTGSIKKVLVDTAHFKGNYPDGFSLLGITMPEGEHPQETSEWVPVIERQKLTADAEHFYKDEVISGEQTFTHIKLNMYPDGGISRLRVFGFLNTDK; encoded by the coding sequence ATGAAAAACGAAGTGCATCCTTACAGTGAGTGGATTGATCTGGCAAACCGTCGTCTGGGCGGTCAGGTGCTGAGCTGCAGTGATGATTTCTTTGCTGAGATGGAAAATCTGATCAAGCCGGAAGCCCCGGTGTTTATTGAAGGTAAATTCACCGACCGCGGTAAATGGATGGATGGCTGGGAAACCCGCCGTAAACGTGTTGCCGGTTATGACTGGGCCATCCTGAAACTGGGTACTCAGGGGCGTATCAAGGGCTTTAACGTGTGCACCACGCATTTTGCTGGTAACGCGCCGAAGCAGGTATCCATTGAGGCCTGTAACAGCAAAGCAGAACCGGATAACAGTACTGAGTGGACCATGATCGTGCCGCAGCAGGACGTAAATCCGGACAGCAATAATTTTATTGATTGTGACTCCACTGGCGTATGGACTCATTTACGCATCAACAGTTTCCCTGATGGTGGTATTGCCCGCCTGCGTGTGTACGGTGAAGCGGTGATGGATACTGACTGGTTCCTGCCGGGTGAGCCTGTGGATCTGGCTTTTGTGAAAAACGGCGCGCGTCCGGTGGAATGCAGCGATATGTTTTTCAGCTCGATGAGTAACCTGATCATGCCCGACCGTGGCGTCAATATGGGCGATGGCTGGGAAACCAAGCGTCGCCGTGGTGGCCGTGAATGTGACTGGATTATTATTAAGCTGGCCGGAACCGGCAGCATTAAAAAAGTGCTGGTTGATACCGCGCACTTTAAAGGTAACTATCCGGATGGTTTCTCACTGCTGGGCATTACCATGCCGGAAGGTGAGCATCCGCAGGAAACATCTGAGTGGGTGCCGGTGATAGAACGTCAGAAACTGACCGCCGATGCCGAACATTTCTACAAAGATGAAGTGATCAGTGGCGAGCAGACCTTTACTCATATCAAGCTGAATATGTACCCGGATGGCGGTATCAGCCGTTTACGCGTGTTCGGTTTTTTGAACACAGATAAATAG